From the Lemur catta isolate mLemCat1 chromosome 1, mLemCat1.pri, whole genome shotgun sequence genome, the window ccctgtgTCTCTGCCACACACAGTGACGGTGGCCAAGCCCTCACTGCAGCCGGCTCGGAGACAGCCGTGCGTGTTCCCAGGGGCCGTCTTGGTCTATTCCAAACTGGCTTCTGGCAACGGTGGTTTCAGACACAAACAGTAGTTGCCTTGAGGGGGCTTACAATTTGGCAGAGGGGACGTGACAGCCACAGCAGATCAACTCAAAGCTGCTACATGCAGGGTCCTAGGCTGGACTCCGATCTAAAGACCTGGCCCATGACTCACTCACCCTcaccgagcctcagtttcctcatctgcaaagtgggacaATGGTGGCATCTCCTGTCgggagctgagctgagctgcCAGGTGTCAGGGATCAAGCAAGCCCAGATGAGAGCAGGGAAAACCTACTCACTCACTGCCCGGTATAGACAACTGGCTGGAGCCAGAGGACGTGTCCACTGGGGGACTGTCCCTGCTCCACTGCCCCTGCGGGAGGGCGTGCTGTGGGGTCCTGCCGGTTTATAAGGGGGAAGGGCTAGGAGGGGACGCGTTCTGGGCACAGACAGGGACGTGTCTTCCTTTAGGCTTCCCCGACAGGAGGCCCCTGCACAGGTACCCGGGCTGGGGACCTAGGTGCGTGAGGACGTGGCCGGCCGGGGGCTCGAGCCGTGACTCCTGCAGGGGCTGCGGTGCCCAGAGCTGCACCGAGCCTGGCATGGGGGCAGCTCCGGGAGGCCTGTGCGGCAAAGCCCCCATAACCGCGGTGCTGGGAGGACAGACAGTGCAGAGGGAAGGCCAGCGGCCAGCTCCACACCCCACAACTGTTCCCTGGGGATGGGCTCTGGCTGGGGCCCTGGAGACTGAGCTGCTCGGAGGACACGGCTCGGcgtgcaggtgtgagccacaggcCTCTCCCCAGGGGACACCTGGCCACGCTCGGACGGGCTCTGGGAAGGGGTCGGAGGGAGCGGGAGCGCAGTGGCCTTCACTCCGGGAGTCTGTTGATTTAAATGGGGGCTCAGGTGCCGGGAGCTGACCTCCCGACTGGGTCAGGGGACGGTGTGGGCTGCCCCCGGATGGCAAGGCGCACCATGCAGCCTAGTAACGAAGCCATCGGGTCGGCCCAAGAAGAGACAGCCGGAGCCCAGAGGGAGCCCCTGGGTTGGCAGCCGCCCCAGAGTGAGAGGGGAGAGGGTGGCCCGGGCGGCGGTGGGGCTGGGGAAGCCGGGCTCTGCGGGAGGACGCTCCGCGGAATCCAGCGGGACACGGGGACAGGACACATGAAAGGTGAGACCCAGAGTCTGTCGGGCAGCCGGGGCCCAGGAAGGTCTCAGACTCGCACCATCAGGAGGGGGGGAGCAGATCTGCTTCTGTCCCACCGGGGTCCCCAAGGAAGGACACCACGTCCCCGCGGGAAACCCGCCCGCGACGCTCAAGACCCACGAGGGGCCCTGAGAACCCACAAGGGAAACACAGGACGCGCCTCAGGAGGAAAACAACACGAGCAActttagaaaggaaggaagccagaGGGCGACAGCGTGATGGACGCGTCAGGCTGAGAGTCACAGGCGTCCCTGCCCCCGTTATgctggttaaaaaaagaaacgGGGAAAGTGAAGACTGGGCCGGACTGGGGATGTGACCCGGGACCTCCTGCTCCTCTGAGGCTATGTTTAGGGACGTCAAGGGACGTGGACCGAGGCAGGACCCCTGGCTCTAGGGCTGGGCGCAGCTGCCGCAGAGAAACCCGCGTAGGCACAGCGAACCCACGGCCGCCCCCGGGCAGGTGGGCGTTCGGGAGGCGGATTCCGGCGCCTGCCCTAGGCAGACACGCCCGCTGGCAGGGGTGAAGGGGTTTGACCCCAGCTCTCCCGGGACAGGATGCACGGCTGCCAGAGGGCCCCACCCACAGAGCAGGCTCGGATCCAAGTCTCCTCCTGGGCGGCGCTGCCAGGGCCCAGGCGGGGGAGGCAGGATGaaggggcaggccctgccctcgggctccctccctccaggcGAGGATccctgcagtcccaccagcctCCCTGCGCCCTGCCCCGGGACGTGGAAACCTGAACACGCACGAGTGCCCGACAGGGCCGCAGGCCCCCCAGGTGGAGCCTCCGAGGCCGACCTGCCCTCCCTTCCAGGTTGCGTGCGAGGCCTCTGGACTCCCACTGCTGCAAACGTGGGCACAGAAACCGGGAATGATGGCGCAGCCTCTCCCGGGAGGGCCCCGGAGATCACACGCACAGCCCCGGGCACGGGCGGGACAGTGGGCGGCAGAGGATTTGTGGGCGCAGCCAAGGCAGAGGGAGGCGCGCCCAGCTGCACTGGGACAGACAAAGGTATCGACCCAGCCGCCCCTACCGACCTTCAGCCCCAGGAACCGAGGCGGGAGCGGACGGAGCCCACAGCAGGAGGAAGGACTCGGCCAGGGCAGGAGTCAAGGACACGAGGTGGAAGGAAGCGGGAGGAAGGAGCTGCCCCAGGCGGCTCTCGGAGAGGATCACACTGACCAGCTCTAGCCAGGCTGACTGCGAAGAAACGGGGTGGAGAAACCAGGTGCCAATGTCCAGAGCAAAAAGGTGTATTACTAGaccattttcagaaattaaaaggataataagggaatTCTGCAAACAACACGGGGTCCGCATATCCAAAACCTTAGATGAAACGGACCGATTCCCTATCAGGCGCAAACACCAGAACTTGCTAAAGAAGAAGCAGAAAAGTGGGAAATCCTCGATCTGTAAAAGACAATCTTCCGGCAAAGAAAACGCTGGTTTCTTGGAAAATCTACCCATcatttaaggaagagaaaattgcCAATTCTGCATAATCTCTCCCAGAAAGTAGCAGAGGAAACACGGGCCGTGGCCTCTTGTGAGGGCGGCATGCCCAAAACCAGATGGGGACGCCACCGTCAAAACGACAGATCAACATCACTCAAGAACACACGTGAAAATCATCCATAAAACACTAGCGAGTGGGACCCAGCCACACACAGAAAGGGGGACATGTAACTGCAGCGGGTGTCCGGGGGTCGAGGCGGGTTTGCCACTGAAAGACCAGGTTCCGCGGGTCCTGCTGGTGGACGTGGACTTGTTGGCGTGGCACAGACGTGGCGTCCGGGGGAGGCCGTGCGGGGCTCTCAAGCTCGTGCGCCCGACAGAGACCGTCAGAGAAGACGGCAGAAGCCACAGCCTGGCACAAAGGCCACTGTGACTTTCGGAGAAACTGCTTCTACAAGGACGTCTGCCCACAGCAGCCCATCCAGCATGGACTTGTCACCCGCGACTGACCCTTTAGTCCAGGACAACTGTCAGACCGGCCGTGCGAGCCTCCCCGCCCTTCCTTTGAAAGCTTGACCTCTGTGAAAACCACATGGTTACTACGGCCACCCTCTACTCCCAAATCGAAATCTTTTCTTTTGGAGAACCTCTGTTTTTAGGTTGATATGTGGGACAAAAATTGCAGGAGCCCGTTGTTCGGGACGgacctcctgccctgggccccgaCAGACCAAAAGTCAACGAGTCTCTGTGCTCGCTGCGCCGAAACTGAGCTACTCCGTGGCCTGAGAAACCAGGACGGAGACACACGGGCCGGTTTTCACCTTCAGTCGGCGTCACGGCGACGTTCCCGCTGTCTCAGCCTCACGGTAAAAGGCGACTGAGGCTGCTGGCACCAACCCCAGACTGTGCTGCTGTCTGTTCCCCGTTTCCACCTCGCAGGGAACGTGCCTTCCGGACGCACGACCAGCCGCTTTCGTCCCTGCTCCTGTGTCCTCCAGCCCTTTCTGTGACAGCAGCCTCGCTGGGACGAGTGTTCTGCTCTGTGGACTGCAGCGCCGCCTGCGTCTGGGTCATAGCCAAGCCCATGAGACCCTCACACTTGACTTGTGATTCTGTCTTTGGACAGAACACAGGACCTCTCTGTACTGTCTTTACAATTTCTTGTGAAtccataattatttcaaaataaaaaggtttaagAATCAATGAATGTAATTCACCATAGCGACaggctaaaaaagaaaactacatgatCGTCTCAATGTTGCGTGAAAGCATTTCTACAAATCCGACATCCGTTCACGATAAAATCTCTCGGCCACAGAAGGGAAGATTTTAAACCAGATAACGCTACCCTAGAGAACTAGAGCCGACGTGATTCCCCCGCCGCGACCAGGCACGTCAGCACTGACACATGCCCCCGCCCCGTCCCCCAGGGGCCTGGGAGAAGTGGCGCCCCGTGCAGGGTTGGACCCGGGAAGGCATGAGAGGGGCCTGGGCCAGGAAGTAGCGAAAGGCAGGAGGGTGGCACGTGGAAAGGCACGAGCCCTGAAATGAATATTCTCTAGTCCACAGTAAAATCAATAACTAAAGGAGCACACGATAAACAGAGGAGAAGGGACAGCTCTTCCTTACAGAGGAATCTCAATTAGCAAATGTCGGTGAAACGGGGCAGAAAGTCCCGACGAGAACCCCGCGGTGGGAACAGCCGGGCAGGTCCCCAAACGGTGCCAACACTCTTGCGCAATGCTGCACAGAAGCAGGATATTTGCAAAGGCTCAAAGAATCGCCCCAACACATTTACTAACAGAGGGAAGAATAGTGACATCTCCTGTGACAGCACATCAACGCCACCTCGTGGGACTCCACCCCAGGTACAGCCCCAGCTCCGAGCACCGGGAGGTGCCGGGCAAGCCCACGGCGAGGGGCGTTCTGCAAAACCCCTGGCCAGCACTCTTTGTAAGCGTCACGGTCACAAAGGACAAGGACAGCCTGCGCAGGCGTCACGTGCGAGAGACTGGGGAACCCTCAGCAGGTGCAGAGTGGGCTCCGAGCAGAGCACACAGTGGAAGCTGGTGGGTCCGACCAGTGTGTCTTTGAGTGGCGAGGGCCGTGCCAGCGTCAGTGGCCAAGGCCAGTCACCACACTGTGGTTATGGACGACGCTAACACGCGAGGACGCTGCTGAGGGGCCCACGCGAACTCTCTGCACTCCTGCAGCGACTGTTCCCACCCCGTGAGCTCAAGTGTGTCCAGACGAGCGAGGGCTGCCGCGCGCCTCTGTCCCGCCCCAGAGCAGTACCGCGGGGCTGCCCCGCGTCCCCCAGAGAAGACGCCGACGTCCTAACCTTAGTGTCAGCGAGCACGACCGTATGTGGGGGTGGGGTCCTTGCCGATGGTCACATTGAGGGGGTTCGGGGGGCCCTGGTGCAACGTGACTCACATAAACGGGGGATCCGGAGACAGATGTGCGCAGGGAGAGATCGGGGAGGTGTTTTACAACACCAGGGACGCCAGAGATGGCAGAAAATGACCAGAAACTGGGGACAGGCCTTTCTGGGACTGTCCCTCACAGCCCtgaaggagccagccctgcccgcACCTTGAGTCAGACGTCTGGCTGAGAGCTGAGACAAAGAATCTCTGTTGTGTAACCACGTGGTTTGTGccactttgtcacagcagccaagGACACTGATACCTTCCTGCAGAAAAGTCGCAACTCACAGGATCTTTAATCAGAAACCAAGAAAACCTCTCTCTCACCTTCCAACCTTGTTCAGCAGCCTCAGAACGCAGGGGCAGCCGTGCAGGCTGCAGGTGCTGCGCTCAGCACTGCCCAGCACACACTACAGATGTGCGTGCCCCGCCCTCCCCGGGACCCAGAACATACTACAGATGTGTGTGCCCAAGCCTCCCCAGGACCCAGAACACGCTACAGATGTGCGTGCCCCGCCCTCCCCGGGACCCAGAACATACTACAGATGTGTGTGCCCAAGCCTCCCCAGGACCCAGAACACGCTACAGATGTGCGTGCCCCGCCCTCCCCGGGACCCAGAACATGCTACAGATGTGTGTGCCCAAGCCTCCCTAGGACCCAGAACACGCTACAGATGTGcatgccctgccctccctgggacCCAGAACACGCTACAAACATGGGTACCCCGCCCTCCCCAGGACCCAGAACATGCTACAGACATGGGTACCCCGCCCTCCCCGGGACCCAGAACATGCTACAGACGTGCATGCCCCGCCCTCCCCGGGACCCAGAACACACTACAGACATGGGTACCCCGCCCTCCCCGGGACCCAGAACACACTACAGACGTGCATGCCCCACCCTCCCCGGGACCCAGCACAGCCACAGACGTGCCCCGCCCTCCCGCTGAGCCTGGTTAGGGAAGCAGCGTGACCCGTGTTCCACCTCAGCTTTTCCTTCTGAGTGTGAAACCAGTAAACACGGCCCAAGCCAACGTCAAGAGTTTGTAAGCTGAGCAAGAGCTCTCGGGAAACGGAAACGCAGCTACTGTTTACTCTGCAGGCGCTGGCTCCGCGCACAAGCaaggaaggcagggcagggcccagcctgtCACTGTGACAGCATGTGCCAGGGAGGGGTATAAAAGCCACAGCCTGGAGCACTCACTCACACACttacacacccacccacccacccacacactcACCCGCACCCTGCCCGGCTCCACCCCGGCATGGCCGCGTCCGCCGTGTCCGTCTGCTCCAGCGACCTGAGCTACGGCAGCCGGATCTGCCTGCCCGGTTCCTGCGACGCCTGCCCCGACTCCTGGCAGGTGGACGACTGCCCAGAGAGCTGCTGCGAGCCCCCCTGCTGCGCCCCCAGCTGCTGcgccccagccccctgcctgaCCCTGGTGTGCCGCCCAGTGAGCTGCGTGTCCAGCCCCTGCCGACCAGTCTGCACCAGCACCTGCACGCCCTCGTGCTGCCAGCAGTCTAGCTGCCAGCCGGCTTgctgcaccccctccccctgccagcaGTCCTGCTGTGTGCCCGTGTGCTGCAAGCCCGTGTGCTGTGAGCCCGTGTGCTGCAAGCCCGTGTGCTGTGAGCCTGTGTGCTCTGAGGCCTCCTCTTCATGCTGCCAGCAGTCTAGCTGCCAGCCGGCTTGCTgcacctcctccccctgccagcaGTCCTGCTGTGTGCCCGTGTGCTGCAAGCCCGTGTGCTGTGTGCCCGTGTGCTGCAAGCCCGTGTGCTGTGAGCCCGTGTGCTCTGGGGCCTCCTCTTCATGCTGCCAGCAGTCTAGCTGCCAGCCGGCTTGCTGCACCTCCTCCCCATGCCAGTCGTCCTGCTGCAGACCTTCCTCCTGCGTGTCCCTCCTCTGCCGTCCCGTGTGCAGACCTGCCTGCTGTGCCCCCGCCTCCTCCTGCCAGCCCAGCTGCTGCCGCCCGGcctcctctgtgtccctcctGTGCCGTCCTGCGTGTCCCCGCCCGGCCTCCTGTGTATCCCTCCTGTGCCGCCCAGCCTGCCCCCGCCCGGCCTGCTGTGGCCTCTCCTTGGGCCAGGGGTCCAGCTGCTGAGGGGCTCGTCCCCAGGGCCAGTGGGCTCAGGGCTCACCTGGAGCTGAATGTCACGTCCTGACTTGTCCAGCACTTTGATTGTTTCCGGAAGTCGTCCGGCCCAGTCTGCCATTGAGCTGGACGATGGCTGAGAGCTACATGTCCACACTCGACGCTGCCACcctctggggtgggggctccTAGAAAGTCCCCTGGCACAGGGTCTTCTCCGTGTCTCCCACCCCTCATAAGGTCCGGCTCAGCCTGCTCCCTGGTGTCTCCTCTACCCCCTACTCTGTCACCTCCCGCCTGCTCCGAGTGCCCTTGAGTGAACCAACAATAAAGCCCCATGACTCTGCACTCGCTGGCGTCCGTGTGTCTTGATCCAGATCCCTGGCTGCATCTCGGGGCCACGGGTTTCTCCCGTGCACACGACCCCCTGCGGTTCCTGAGCACGGGGGCACATGGTCCCAGgggtccagcctgggcagccagggcagggtgggctttGCAGCCCGTGGGCCATTTCGGCCACCGTGGCTTTGTCCCTAACCCTCCGTGCTGTTACTCACTTAATAGATCTTTTTGTTGGTTTGCCTTTGTACCTTCTCCTCTCTGTGCACAAGACCCATCAAATCAAGAACAGTATCTTCTAGACCCATGTTTTTCCAGAGCATGGTCAAATGCCCTCTTGGCTTCAAAATCAGAAATTGTCATCTAAATTGCCTAAAATCCTGCCGCGCGCCCTGCTGACCTCACTGGCTTCGGTGGCAGGAACACACGCTGCTGACTCAGTCAGGTCCCTGCACCCCACACCCTGTGGGAGCCAAACACTCTCCTCCACCCCCTGGGCCTGCGTGAGGCCAGAGTAAGAAGACTGATTTGTTAAGGGATGTGAATGGGTCAGCAGGGACAACAGAGGGCAGGCGCCGTGTGGCCACAGTGCACACACGAGGCCAGCGGAACGGCCAGGACAAAAAGACATTGAGATGATTTGGGGCTATTTTAAGAGATCTTAAACAATTGTGTTTGGCAGAAAGATGTCTTGGAGCCGCTGGAGGAAGCACCGACTCTATTGCACTGACTAGAAACTCGGAAATACTTCAATGCAAGTGCCGGAGCTTTGCCAAGGACGCAACAGCAGCAGAGGCCGAAGCCGTCGGGGATGGCCCCGCACACCTGTTCCAGGTGAGTGGGAAAGCTCCCCACACAGGTGTCTGCGCTCGGTGTTCAGCGACACGACCCGCTGTGCTGGCTCCGCAGCTGGGACCGGAGGTAGAGAGTCAACAGGGCACGAGGCTCTGCGGGGACAGCCTCCACCAAATGAGGTGTTGCTCCCCCTACGTGAGCCGACAGGGGACGGCCGCCCCCGGCCAAGGCCCTTGGTGTGTTTAGCAAACCCCACTCTGCGACCGGAGAGCTCTTTGCTAGGATGTGTACGGGGACCCTCGAACCTCGAACCTCGACCCACCGTCTCCACCGGCGGTGTGGCTTGAGGCCTCGCCACATGAAGacttttcacaaaaatgaaaCTTTCTTATTGGTCTTTCATCTAATAAAAACTATTATCCCAGTTTCTACTTTAGTTAGTGAGAATACAAAGGTTTTGACTCAAGAGACAAAGTGGTCTCTGTGCAGAGGCCCCACCTGCCCCCTGAACAGCGGGCGGCGTCGGCGGCACGGGCAGGACAGGGGCCCAGAGACCACCCTGGGACCTCCGCCCGCCtgctgcccagggcctgggcgGGCCAGTGCCCCTCAGCCCTGCCGACGCCTCTTCCTAGGCCTGACTCGGATCTTGGAGCCCACTACCGCCAAGACCAGCCCTCACCCAGCTTGTTCTGAGACTCCGTGTGCCCCACTTTGTTGCTACGGACAAGGCTTCATTCAGCGCGTTTAACCTGGAGAGCTCGTCAGGTCTGTAACTGAGCACGGCTTCAGCCACTCACAGGGCAGCTCCAGGCTCGTTAAACCTGCTCCATTTCTCCCGAAAATGCCCCCTCACCACTCACTAGGACTCACAGCAATGGGGGATTCCAAGTCCAGGCACCTCCTTTGGCCTCCCTCACCCACAAAATTCTGAGCTCTGCCTCCAGATTTTGTCTGAGTCACCCACAGATGGGCCCCTTAATTGGGACTTGGCATATTTGCCTTGGGGTCTGTGTAGACAGGATACCGCTGAACTTGGGTGGAATGGGGGTTGGTGGCAGTTCTCCTGGAGTCCAGAGCTCCCAGGAAGCGAGGTGATGTTGCTtgtgtccccagggccactgTGGGGTTCCCCACGAGGAGGATGCTGCCGGTGGGCCAGTCCCTGGGCAATGGCTATGTGTCAGGTTGGGTCTGAGTTCAGCTGGAGCATCTCCCAGAATGGAAAGAGGCGGACCCAGTCTAAGAGTCAGGGAAAGATCTTAAACAGTCAAAGAGGAAAGCAAGGATTGGgctggaaaagaaacagaagtccTCAAAGACAAGGAGCGAGACTGCACTTTGGGCCGTGGTGGACCTGACTTGTCCTATCACCTTACATAACTAGAAAATgggacaaaagacatgaaacaGCTGGTTTTACACATTAGATGACTGACAGTGAGGAACGGGCATCgctgagagaaggaaggaaatgagatgAGCCCACAGTTGCCCCCGGATTGCTGCCTGGGAGCCCCAGGCTGCAGCACAGGAAGTGGAACCCCAAAAGCATGGTGGTCTTACTGAGCTGAGCAGAGAAATCAGAGttcaaggaggctgaggcagctggcATGTGTGTGGGAGAACACAGGAGGGGGGAAGCCATGCAGGGATAGCTCCCTGGGGTTCACTCGCGTGCACTCTGAGTGCTGCCATTCGTACGGACCCCAGAACTCCGTGAGGCTGGGCAAAAAGCAGTGAGGGAACGGTAGCGTGGACATTTCCACAGTTTGCAAAAGGTTGGGAGACATCTGAGTTCCAAACACCGAGAGCAGAGAAAACTCACTGAACACCAGAAGCATTTGGTACAGACCCCACACCTAAATACTGGTGCTGGACTTGCCCTAGAGCAAAGGCTTCTCCAGGTCTGTCCTACAGAACGGAAGAGCAAGGATCGAGCTGATGCACAGGCAAAGACTCCAGCCAGAACCCAGCCCAACACTCTTtgagagaaataaacaaagtGCAACATTCAAAAACATTCACAAAAC encodes:
- the LOC123630812 gene encoding keratin-associated protein 10-12-like produces the protein MAASAVSVCSSDLSYGSRICLPGSCDACPDSWQVDDCPESCCEPPCCAPSCCAPAPCLTLVCRPVSCVSSPCRPVCTSTCTPSCCQQSSCQPACCTPSPCQQSCCVPVCCKPVCCEPVCCKPVCCEPVCSEASSSCCQQSSCQPACCTSSPCQQSCCVPVCCKPVCCVPVCCKPVCCEPVCSGASSSCCQQSSCQPACCTSSPCQSSCCRPSSCVSLLCRPVCRPACCAPASSCQPSCCRPASSVSLLCRPACPRPASCVSLLCRPACPRPACCGLSLGQGSSC